From Butyricimonas paravirosa, one genomic window encodes:
- a CDS encoding RNA polymerase sigma factor, which translates to MDVENDSSLRIDEQVFKNLFDKFYQALCVFASTYLKDDALSADIVQEGFVKFWNKREGFDNYFKVKSFLYTMVRNDCLNYIRDNKLRREDLSVVESLEFYTETLVEEEAYRMFYNAVESLPHQTRQVILLSMDGLKNSEIAGQLGIAESSVHTLKKIAYKKLRKILREYYYLVFIFLLNK; encoded by the coding sequence ATGGACGTGGAAAACGACAGTTCGTTGCGAATAGACGAGCAAGTATTTAAAAATTTGTTTGATAAATTTTATCAAGCCTTGTGCGTTTTTGCGTCCACCTATTTGAAAGATGATGCCTTGTCTGCCGATATTGTTCAGGAAGGGTTCGTGAAATTCTGGAACAAGCGGGAGGGGTTTGATAATTATTTCAAGGTGAAATCTTTCCTTTATACCATGGTGCGGAATGATTGTTTGAATTATATACGCGATAACAAGTTGAGGCGGGAGGATCTTTCCGTGGTTGAATCTCTTGAATTTTACACGGAGACGCTGGTGGAGGAAGAGGCCTATCGAATGTTTTATAATGCCGTGGAATCCTTACCTCACCAAACCCGACAAGTGATTTTGTTGTCCATGGATGGCTTGAAAAATAGCGAGATTGCCGGACAGCTGGGAATTGCCGAGAGTTCCGTGCATACGTTAAAGAAAATAGCGTACAAGAAATTGCGTAAGATTTTGCGAGAATATTATTATCTGGTTTTTATTTTTCTTCTAAATAAGTAG
- a CDS encoding FecR family protein → MDKNSKELMDDPFLLASWIAKSMAGELSDEELQLLDEWRMASGRNRRLYDRIVSREGWESKQKHFTAFDKVSGWQGYSKKLKKTEKKAIRWRVFLRYAAVLLIPLGAAVYGVLHSGEETVSLADLNAITPGGTRAELVLPSGEVVDLVEKSGVISRGENTVINNEGKTLSYKSTGNQAPMDSLRYNEVIVPKGGEYQLVLSDGTLVYLNSMTKVRFPERFSEKCREVEVCGEAFFEVTKNKDVPFIVKTGAYEITVLGTKFNVTAYADEHMITTTLVEGAVSISGKCIGEARTLRPNEQLVLDQTSGGVEVRKVDVNYYTAWKDGMFRFRDVRLEEIMRVVERWYDMTVVYEDESVKDLHFGFNMSRLETIEPLLNIFELNGKIKITKEGKVLKIQRGR, encoded by the coding sequence ATGGACAAAAATAGTAAGGAATTGATGGATGACCCGTTTTTGCTAGCTTCTTGGATCGCAAAATCGATGGCCGGAGAATTGTCCGATGAAGAATTGCAATTATTGGATGAGTGGCGAATGGCTTCAGGGCGAAACCGTCGGTTGTATGACCGAATCGTCAGTCGGGAAGGGTGGGAATCGAAACAAAAACATTTCACGGCTTTTGATAAAGTTTCCGGTTGGCAGGGATACTCGAAAAAATTAAAGAAAACAGAGAAAAAAGCGATACGCTGGCGTGTGTTTTTACGTTACGCGGCAGTTTTGTTGATCCCCTTGGGCGCTGCTGTTTATGGCGTTCTTCATTCGGGAGAGGAGACCGTCTCTTTGGCGGATCTGAATGCGATCACACCCGGAGGAACCCGGGCGGAGCTGGTATTACCTTCGGGAGAGGTAGTTGATTTGGTTGAGAAATCCGGGGTGATATCGCGTGGGGAAAATACAGTCATTAATAACGAAGGAAAAACTCTTTCTTATAAAAGTACAGGAAATCAGGCTCCGATGGACTCTTTGAGATATAACGAGGTGATTGTACCGAAAGGAGGGGAGTATCAATTAGTGTTGAGTGACGGAACGCTTGTTTATCTGAATTCCATGACGAAGGTGCGTTTCCCGGAACGTTTTTCTGAAAAATGCCGGGAAGTGGAGGTGTGTGGAGAAGCTTTTTTCGAGGTAACTAAGAACAAAGATGTCCCTTTCATCGTGAAGACCGGGGCGTACGAGATTACGGTGTTGGGAACGAAGTTTAACGTCACGGCGTATGCTGATGAACATATGATCACGACAACATTGGTTGAAGGGGCAGTTTCCATCTCTGGCAAGTGTATTGGAGAGGCAAGAACATTACGGCCTAATGAACAGTTGGTGTTGGATCAAACATCCGGAGGCGTGGAAGTTAGGAAAGTGGACGTGAATTATTATACGGCTTGGAAGGATGGTATGTTCCGGTTCCGGGATGTTCGTTTGGAAGAGATCATGCGAGTGGTGGAACGATGGTATGATATGACTGTCGTGTACGAGGATGAGAGTGTCAAGGATTTGCATTTCGGTTTTAACATGAGTCGTCTCGAAACGATAGAGCCCTTGTTGAATATTTTTGAATTGAACGGTAAAATAAAAATAACGAAAGAGGGGAAAGTGCTGAAAATACAACGAGGTAGATAA
- a CDS encoding MotA/TolQ/ExbB proton channel family protein: MRKLFALIAVLGMLTIGASSMLMAQENETTQTETTETYQEEEETTDPTVLEDESQIESTSFHAALKQKFIEGGAAFMSFVILCLIFGLAIAIERVIYLNLASTNTKKLIVSVEDALNNGGVEAAKEVCRNTRGPIASIFYQGLCRYDQGIDMVEKSVVSYGSVQMGLLEKGMSWISLFIGLAPMLGFLGTVIGMIDAFDKIQAAGDIQPSLVAGGIKVALITTVGGLIVAMILQVFYNYCIAKIESIVNDMEDASVTLLDILVKYNQKH; encoded by the coding sequence ATGAGAAAATTATTTGCACTAATAGCAGTTTTAGGAATGCTTACTATTGGAGCATCATCTATGCTAATGGCTCAAGAGAATGAAACAACTCAAACAGAGACCACTGAAACTTATCAAGAAGAAGAGGAAACTACAGATCCTACCGTATTAGAAGACGAATCACAAATCGAAAGTACTTCTTTCCACGCTGCCTTGAAACAAAAATTCATCGAGGGAGGTGCCGCTTTCATGAGTTTCGTTATCTTGTGTTTGATCTTCGGTTTGGCTATCGCTATTGAAAGAGTTATCTATTTGAATTTGGCATCAACCAACACGAAAAAATTAATTGTAAGTGTTGAAGATGCATTAAACAACGGTGGAGTTGAAGCTGCAAAAGAAGTTTGCCGCAACACAAGAGGCCCCATTGCAAGTATTTTCTATCAAGGGTTATGCCGTTATGATCAAGGAATCGACATGGTTGAAAAATCAGTTGTATCATACGGTTCTGTTCAAATGGGACTTTTGGAAAAAGGAATGTCTTGGATTAGTTTGTTTATTGGATTGGCCCCGATGTTAGGATTCTTGGGAACTGTAATCGGTATGATCGACGCCTTCGATAAGATTCAAGCAGCAGGAGATATCCAACCGTCATTGGTGGCTGGAGGTATCAAGGTTGCATTGATCACGACCGTGGGTGGTTTGATCGTAGCCATGATTCTTCAAGTATTCTACAACTACTGTATTGCTAAGATTGAAAGTATTGTTAATGACATGGAAGACGCTTCCGTAACTTTATTAGACATTCTTGTCAAATACAATCAAAAACACTAA
- a CDS encoding TatD family hydrolase gives MFIDTHSHIYAEEFDNDREEVIQRALAANVRQIVLPDIDSTTRQAMLSLAQAHPDMMYPTLGVHPTSVNESYKTEMQLFEKLLGQETIHGIGECGIDLYWDKTFYKEQIIVFERQLNIAREMDLPVIIHSRDSLIEIFTVLKRQHYNMKGIFHCFPGTEEDARRAIDLGFLLGIGGVVTFKKSSMAEVVGRIGAEHLVLETDAPYLAPVPYRGKRNESSYIPCIAAKIAEIIGIDMKKVEEITTNNAMNLFNLHVSSANCS, from the coding sequence ATGTTTATAGATACTCACTCACACATCTATGCCGAAGAGTTCGACAATGACAGGGAAGAAGTTATTCAACGGGCGTTAGCAGCCAACGTTCGACAGATTGTACTACCGGACATTGACAGCACAACCCGGCAAGCAATGTTATCACTGGCACAAGCCCACCCGGACATGATGTACCCCACGCTGGGAGTACACCCGACTTCCGTAAACGAATCCTACAAAACGGAAATGCAACTTTTCGAGAAATTATTAGGCCAAGAAACAATACACGGAATCGGAGAATGTGGAATTGATCTTTACTGGGATAAAACATTTTACAAGGAACAAATTATTGTCTTCGAACGACAATTAAACATCGCCAGGGAAATGGACTTGCCCGTCATCATCCATTCGAGAGACTCGCTAATAGAAATATTTACCGTGTTAAAAAGGCAACACTATAACATGAAAGGCATATTCCACTGTTTCCCCGGCACGGAAGAAGATGCCCGGCGGGCAATAGACTTAGGTTTTCTACTGGGGATCGGTGGTGTCGTTACCTTCAAAAAATCATCCATGGCAGAAGTCGTGGGGAGAATCGGGGCAGAACACCTTGTATTAGAAACGGATGCTCCCTATCTTGCCCCCGTTCCCTACCGGGGTAAACGCAATGAAAGTAGTTATATTCCGTGTATAGCCGCTAAAATTGCTGAAATTATAGGGATCGACATGAAAAAAGTCGAGGAAATAACAACGAATAATGCAATGAATTTATTTAATTTGCACGTCAGTAGTGCGAACTGTTCATAG
- a CDS encoding ExbD/TolR family protein → MARKKTPEINASSTADIAFLLLTFFLMTTTMDVDSGLFRRLPPMPPPDQVIAPPVAKRNILQVLVNKNDLLAVNGELMQIENLKEKAKEFILNPQNREDLPSKVVKEIPFFGQAEVSRGIISLQSDRGTSYKMYIAVQDELTAAYNEIRDMKAMEKWGKKYSDLTEEQMDAVRKLVPTAISEAEPKNIGKGGKR, encoded by the coding sequence ATGGCAAGAAAAAAAACACCAGAAATTAATGCCTCCTCCACCGCGGATATCGCATTTTTGCTGTTGACATTCTTCTTGATGACAACAACGATGGATGTGGATTCGGGATTATTCAGACGGTTACCACCGATGCCGCCACCAGATCAGGTGATTGCACCTCCTGTTGCCAAACGTAATATATTACAGGTATTGGTAAACAAGAACGATTTGTTGGCTGTGAACGGGGAACTGATGCAAATTGAGAACCTGAAGGAAAAGGCTAAAGAGTTTATTTTGAACCCGCAAAACAGAGAAGATTTACCGAGTAAAGTTGTTAAGGAAATTCCTTTCTTTGGACAAGCCGAAGTTTCAAGAGGAATTATCTCTCTTCAAAGTGACCGGGGAACTTCATACAAAATGTACATTGCCGTTCAAGATGAACTGACAGCAGCATATAATGAAATTAGGGATATGAAAGCCATGGAAAAATGGGGTAAGAAATATAGTGATCTTACAGAAGAACAAATGGATGCTGTGAGAAAACTTGTTCCTACCGCTATATCCGAGGCAGAACCTAAAAACATCGGGAAAGGAGGAAAGAGGTAA
- a CDS encoding ExbD/TolR family protein, whose protein sequence is MAKFRKEGGKETPAISTASLPDIVFMLLFFFMVSTTMREVLVMVDNGMPEAKEISKLEKKSLVSNIFIGKPKDQYVATYGSEPRIQLNDKLANVSEISSFVAAEQETRKEEERNMITNNLKVDQFTKMGIVTDVKQELRKANSLRVSYATRKKVK, encoded by the coding sequence ATGGCTAAATTTAGAAAAGAAGGCGGAAAAGAGACCCCTGCAATTTCAACAGCGTCTCTACCGGACATTGTGTTCATGCTATTATTCTTCTTCATGGTTAGTACCACGATGCGAGAAGTTCTCGTGATGGTTGATAACGGTATGCCCGAAGCAAAAGAGATTAGCAAGCTAGAGAAAAAATCTTTGGTTAGTAATATCTTCATCGGAAAACCGAAAGACCAGTACGTGGCGACTTACGGAAGTGAACCTCGTATTCAGTTGAATGATAAGCTGGCAAACGTAAGTGAAATTAGTAGTTTCGTTGCCGCTGAACAAGAAACTCGTAAAGAGGAAGAACGAAACATGATCACGAATAACTTGAAAGTGGATCAGTTTACGAAAATGGGTATCGTAACCGACGTAAAACAAGAATTGCGTAAAGCGAATTCTTTACGTGTAAGCTACGCTACTCGTAAAAAAGTAAAATAG
- a CDS encoding asparaginase, whose amino-acid sequence MTKPVLIIYTGGTIGMVNDPETGALCPFNFDQIACEVPEIKEFGFTIDSYTLPEIIDSSDLQPQLWKDLCSIILKNYDDYRGFVVLHGTDTMAYSAAALSFMLNNLTKPVIFTGSQLPIGKIRTDGKENLIAAIEIAAAYDQEKAIVPEVCILFGDKLFRGNRTTKINAESFDAFQSFNYPALANIGIHIHYDYSAIDYTPRTEPVSAFCDVDTNIAILKIFPGMRPEVIDAVTGIPGLKGIILETYGSGNAPTNKVFLNKVKEVLSKGIFVYNVTQCQGGSVEMGKYETSRELLNAGVISGHDITTEAAVCKMMYVLGKYKDTNEIKKYLNNGLKGEISPKYIGF is encoded by the coding sequence ATGACAAAACCCGTGTTAATTATATATACCGGAGGTACAATCGGGATGGTAAACGACCCTGAAACCGGGGCGTTATGCCCTTTCAATTTTGACCAGATCGCTTGCGAGGTTCCGGAAATCAAAGAATTTGGATTCACGATAGATAGTTACACCTTACCGGAAATCATAGATTCCTCGGATCTCCAACCACAATTGTGGAAAGACCTCTGTTCAATCATCCTGAAGAATTACGATGATTACCGGGGATTTGTTGTCCTGCATGGAACGGACACCATGGCCTACTCGGCCGCAGCCTTGAGTTTCATGTTAAATAACTTGACCAAACCCGTGATCTTTACCGGTTCCCAGCTACCTATCGGGAAAATCAGAACGGACGGGAAAGAAAACCTGATCGCGGCCATTGAAATAGCAGCCGCTTACGATCAAGAAAAGGCCATTGTTCCGGAAGTCTGCATCCTGTTCGGGGATAAACTATTCCGAGGAAACCGGACGACAAAAATAAATGCGGAAAGTTTTGATGCTTTCCAGTCATTCAACTACCCGGCATTGGCAAACATCGGGATACATATCCATTACGATTACAGTGCAATCGATTACACCCCGCGAACGGAACCCGTAAGTGCATTCTGTGACGTGGACACGAATATCGCCATATTGAAAATATTCCCGGGCATGAGACCGGAAGTGATTGATGCGGTAACAGGGATTCCCGGGTTAAAAGGAATCATACTGGAAACATACGGGTCAGGCAACGCTCCCACGAATAAAGTTTTTCTTAACAAGGTTAAGGAAGTACTATCAAAGGGAATTTTCGTGTATAACGTCACCCAATGTCAAGGCGGGAGTGTCGAGATGGGCAAGTATGAAACAAGTAGAGAGCTACTTAACGCTGGAGTCATCAGCGGTCACGACATTACCACGGAGGCCGCTGTATGTAAAATGATGTATGTACTGGGCAAATATAAAGACACTAACGAAATAAAAAAATATTTAAATAACGGCTTGAAGGGAGAAATATCCCCCAAATATATTGGATTTTAA